The following are from one region of the Etheostoma spectabile isolate EspeVRDwgs_2016 chromosome 15, UIUC_Espe_1.0, whole genome shotgun sequence genome:
- the kank2 gene encoding KN motif and ankyrin repeat domain-containing protein 2 — translation MAQVLHMDPGFPGKLNPPAPPSLHGKEQEAAPYSVETPYGYRLDLDFLKYVNDIEKGNTIKKVPIQRRPRYGSLPRGYGYTGSWWTSTESLCSNTSMDSRHSSFSYCAPGYHTSQRPSYSSARVEKTLLDARRKLEEEKEGRRFSNLGSMHSSIAGSNTSLSSAHSFNRAHGGGGSFTPLSSGLSTPVTPTPAHLQHVREQMAAALRKIRELEEQVKTIPVLQVKISVLQEEKRQLSVQLKSQKFLGHSLSFNRGRSRGELYIDIPEEDVSTGAKSSKKSAGPLSPTTPEGSKLQDSGCEIEDTVIVGGARPDAKREVRTIGVGPENLRGGREIGVGVREEDLGLLPETEALKNQVGQLEVQLKRTVQELQDCQQQVAAVQKAPQAEHPVMATSVGWQEPQGCSLHTVVSFKQLPQKREQRTVGIQVYTLEQPTVVEVGTRLRAETCSSPYLQPAGGVVEGHRGQAEDVPVEFPIAVSSKQVRDVLKSELSTSVPVANPAIAVSTSGNQIGLLHSKEEETHLHTSTETVQSQEGPKTASSPQSSLRSIMKRKAEGEPGSPSTKKNLQFIGVNGGYESTSSDDSSSESSDEGSDSSEYHEAKEKLPELAVQHQQITHSKASQPPESNCVPQQTAVKLPAIIPDPQQNLNQSATVETRLPDKAPRSPATDTAFNSILSPPCPSNDAASKEAFNQSSEKLTVTQEITPTISSTESTPEKSSITSSVTCTSSLCVTENTEITKQKYTVQSETTVVSSQSEPNLATESLGNDTATAPTKQVRLDLSDSLMSALHALQKALGEPNAFSQQGARVAYTTVLQEWLRVSCHKAADTTVVKAYMNTFASVSPQLLEFVINIADGNGNTALHYTVSHSNFPVVKLLLDTGLCNADKQNKAGYTAIMLTALAAFHSDTDLQTVLQLLRTGDVNAKASQAGQTALMLAVSHGRGDMVRALLSCGAQVNIRDDDGSTALMCACEHGHVDIVRQLLSVPGCDATLTDNDGSTALSIALEASQNDIAVLLYAHLNFAKPPSPVSPKSPLLGSSPPAGETK, via the exons ATGGCTCAGGTGCTGCATATGGACCCTGGCTTCCCAG GGAAACTCAACCCGCCTGCTCCCCCTTCTCTGCATGGCAAAGAACAGGAGGCGGCACCCTACTCAGTAGAGACCCCCTATGGCTACCGTCTGGACTTAGACTTTCTCAAATATGTTAACGACATAGAGAAGGGAAACACTATCAAGAAGGTACCTATCCAACGCCGGCCACGCTATGGCTCCCTGCCCCGTGGCTATGGTTACACCGGCTCCTGGTGGACCTCCACAGAGTCTCTCTGCTCCAACACCAGCATGGACAGCCGACACTCCTCCTTCTCCTACTGTGCCCCAGGCTACCACACATCGCAGAGGCCCAGCTACAGCTCCGCCCGGGTGGAGAAGACCCTGTTGGATGCACGTAGGaagctggaggaggagaaagaggggcGGAGATTCTCCAACCTGGGCAGCATGCACAGCAGCATTGCAGGGTCTAACACCTCTCTCAGCAGTGCACACAGCTTTAACCGAGCCCATGGTGGGGGCGGATCCTTTACCCCATTGAGTTCTGGCCTGTCCACCCCAGTGACCCCAACACCAGCACACCTGCAGCACGTCAGGGAGCAGATGGCTGCAGCCCTCAGGAAGATAAGGGAGCTTGAGGAGCAGGTGAAGACCATCCCTGTGCTGCAGGTCAAAATCTCTGTCCTGCAGGAGGAGAAACGGCAACTCAGCGTCCAGCTGAAGAGCCAGAAGTTCCTGGGTCATAGTCTGAGTTTTAACCGAGGTCGTTCCAGAGGAGAGCTCTACATTGACATCCCTGAAGAAGATGTGAGCACTGGAGCTAAGAGCAGCAAAAAGTCTGCAGGGCCACTGTCTCCCACCACACCCGAGGGCTCAAAGCTTCAAGACTCAGGGTGTGAGATTGAGGACACAGTGATTGTGGGTGGAGCACGACCAGATGCAAAGCGGGAAGTACGCACCATTGGAGTGGGACCAGAAAACTTGAGGGGCGGTCGCGAGATTGGAGTCGGCGTTCGGGAAGAGGATCTGGGGCTGTTGCCCGAGACAGAGGCTCTTAAGAATCAAGTGGGTCAACTTGAGGTCCAGCTAAAGAGGACGGTGCAGGAGCTGCAGGACTGCCAGCAGCAGGTTGCAGCCGTCCAGAAGGCTCCTCAGGCAGAGCATCCAGTCATGGCTACCAGTGTGGGGTGGCAGGAGCCACAAGGTTGCAGCTTGCATACTGTGGTCAGTTTTAAACAACTGCCCCAAAAGAGGGAACAGAGAACTGTGGGAATCCAGGTGTACACACTGGAGCAGCCTACTGTCGTGGAGGTGGGCACACGGCTCCGAGCAGAGACCTGCAGCTCCCCCTACCTTCAACCAGCTGGTGGAGTCGTGGAGGGCCACAGAGGACAAGCTGAAG ATGTTCCAGTTGAGTTTCCGATTGCAGTCAGCTCAAAGCAGGTGCGTGACGTCCTAAAGAGCGAGTTGTCCACATCGGTACCTGTAGCTAATCCTGCCATTGCTGTAAGCACGTCTGGTAATCAGATTGGTTTGTTGCattcaaaagaagaagaaacacatcTGCATACATCCACAGAGACTGTTCAGTCACAAGAAGGCCCTAAGACAG CCTCATCTCCCCAGTCTTCTCTGAGGTCCATCATGAAGCGGAAAGCAGAAGGTGAACCAGGATCTCCCTCTACAAAGAAGAACCTACAGTTCATTGGAGTCAATGGAGG CTATGAGTCCACATCATCAGACGATAGCAGCagtgaaagctcagatgagggGAGTGATTCCAGTGAATATCATGAAGCCAAAGAAAAACTACCAGAGTTGGCAGTCCAGCATCAGCAAATAACCCACAGCAAGGCTTCCCAACCTCCAGAAAGCAACTGTGTACCTCAACAGACTGCCGTCAAACTTCCAGCCATCATTCCAGACCCACAGCAGAATCTCAACCAGTCTGCCACTGTAGAAACTAGACTGCCAGACAAAGCCCCCAGGTCACCAGCAACGGACACTGCCTTCAACTCCATTTTATCTCCTCCATGCCCATCAAACGATGCTGCCTCTAAAGAGGCTTTCAATCAGTCATCAGAAAAACTCACAGTCACCCAGGAGATCACCCCCACAATATCAAGCACTGAATCCACTCCTGAAAAAAGTTCCATAACATCCTCCGTTACATGTACTTCATCGCTGTGTGTCACTGAAAACACTGAGATTACTAAGCAGAAATACACCGTACAGTCAGAAACAACCGTAGtctccagccaatcagagccaaaCCTGGCAACGGAAAGCCTCGGAAATGACACTGCCACAGCACCGACCAAGCAAGTCAG ACTGGACCTGAGTGACAGCCTGATGTCAGCTCTTCATGCCTTGCAGAAAGCCCTAGGGGAACCCAATGCTTTCAGCCAACAAGGAGCA AGGGTAGCCTACACCACCGTGCTGCAGGAGTGGCTGCGCGTGTCCTGTCACAAAGCAGCGGACACGACTGTTGTCAAGGCCTATATGAACACCTTCGCCTCAGTCTCCCCTCAGCTGCTGGAGTTTGTGATCAACATAGCAGATGGCAACGGGAATACAGCGCTTCACTACACCGTCTCCCATTCCAACTTCCCCGTGGTGAAACTCCTGCTGGACACTG GCCTGTGTAATGCTGACAAGCAGAACAAAGCGGGCTACACGGCCATCATGCTGACAGCTCTGGCCGCTTTCCACTCTGACACTGACCTGCAAACCGTCCTGCAGCTCCTGCGCACGGGGGACGTCAACGCCAAGGCCAGCCAG GCCGGTCAGACGGCGCTAATGCTAGCGGTCAGCCACGGTCGAGGGGACATGGTGCGGGCGCTGCTGTCCTGCGGGGCACAGGTCAACATCCGTGATGACGACGGCTCCACAGCACTCATGTGTGCCTGCGAACACGGTCATGTGGACATTGTGCGTCAGCTACTGTCTGTGCCGGGCTGTGATGCCACTCTCACTGACAAT GACGGGAGCACTGCTCTGTCCATAGCCCTGGAGGCCAGCCAGAACGACATTGCTGTGCTTTTGTATGCTCACCTCAACTTTGCAAAGCCTCCTTCCCCT GTTTCACCAAAGTCTCCTCTCTTGGGTTCTTCTCCTCCTGCCggtgaaacaaaataa
- the LOC116702928 gene encoding hemoglobin embryonic subunit alpha isoform X1, whose product MTTLSAKDKDAVRTFWAKVSGKEEEIGTDAVARMLAVYPQTKTYFAHWKDLSPTSPSAKKHGVTVMKGVADAVSKIDDLKGGLLPLSELHAFTXXXXRVDPANFKILSHCLLVVLSSKFPNDFTPEAHVALDKFLAALALALSEKYR is encoded by the exons ATGACTACGCTCAGTGCTAAGGACAAGGATGCAGTCAGAACCTTCTGGGCTAAAGTGTctggaaaggaggaggagatcGGCACCGATGCTGTCGCTAG GATGCTGGCGGTGTACCCGCAGACTAAGACTTACTTCGCCCACTGGAAGGACCTGAGCCCCACCTCTCCCTCTGCGAAGAAGCACGGAGTGACTGTGATGAAAGGAGTTGCAGATGCTGTGTCCAAAATTGACGACCTGAAAGGAGGTCTTCTGCCCCTCAGTGAGCTGCATGCCTTCACTCNNNNNNNNNNGCGTGTGGACCCTGCCAACTTCAAG ATTCTCTCTCACTGCCTCCTTGTGGTCCTGTCCAGCAAGTTCCCCAATGACTTCACCCCTGAGGCACATGTCGCTCTGGACAAGTTCCTGGCTGCTTTGGCTCTGGCCCTGTCTGAGAAATACCGATAA
- the LOC116702928 gene encoding hemoglobin embryonic subunit alpha isoform X2: protein MLCLPRMLAVYPQTKTYFAHWKDLSPTSPSAKKHGVTVMKGVADAVSKIDDLKGGLLPLSELHAFTXXXXRVDPANFKILSHCLLVVLSSKFPNDFTPEAHVALDKFLAALALALSEKYR from the exons ATGCT CTGTTTACCCAGGATGCTGGCGGTGTACCCGCAGACTAAGACTTACTTCGCCCACTGGAAGGACCTGAGCCCCACCTCTCCCTCTGCGAAGAAGCACGGAGTGACTGTGATGAAAGGAGTTGCAGATGCTGTGTCCAAAATTGACGACCTGAAAGGAGGTCTTCTGCCCCTCAGTGAGCTGCATGCCTTCACTCNNNNNNNNNNGCGTGTGGACCCTGCCAACTTCAAG ATTCTCTCTCACTGCCTCCTTGTGGTCCTGTCCAGCAAGTTCCCCAATGACTTCACCCCTGAGGCACATGTCGCTCTGGACAAGTTCCTGGCTGCTTTGGCTCTGGCCCTGTCTGAGAAATACCGATAA
- the LOC116702936 gene encoding LOW QUALITY PROTEIN: hemoglobin subunit beta-2-like (The sequence of the model RefSeq protein was modified relative to this genomic sequence to represent the inferred CDS: inserted 2 bases in 2 codons), with the protein MVQWTDFERATIADLFSKMQFEVVGPAALARCLIVYPWTQRYFGNFGNLYNAAAITGNPMVTKHGXTIMHGLDRAXKNLDDIKATYADLSVLHSENLKVDPDIQSKLLSDCLTIVVAAQLGKDFTGEVQAAFQKFLAVVVSALGRQYH; encoded by the exons ATGGTTCAATGGACAGACTTCGAGCGCGCCACCATCGCGGACCTCTTCTCCAAGATGCAGTTTGAGGTGGTGGGCCCTGCAGCTCTTGCCAG GTGTCTGATCGTCTATCCCTGGACTCAGAGATATTTCGGCAACTTTGGAAACCTCTACAACGCTGCTGCGATCACGGGAAATCCGATGGTTACAAAACACG ACACTATCATGCACGGTCTGGACCGTG GTAAGAACTTGGACGACATCAAGGCAACCTATGCCGACCTGAGCGTGCTGCACTCCGAGAACCTGAAAGTGGACCCTGACATTCAAAGTAAA CTCCTGTCCGACTGCCTGACCATTGTGGTTGCAGCTCAGCTGGGTAAGGATTTCACTGGTGAAGTTCAGGCAGCTTTCCAGAAGTTCCTGGCTGTGGTGGTGTCCGCCCTGGGAAGGCAGTACCACTAG
- the LOC116702930 gene encoding hemoglobin embryonic subunit alpha produces the protein MTTLSAKDKDAVRTFWAKVSGNEEEIGTDAVARMLAVYPQTKTYFAHWKDLSPTSPSARKHGVTVMKGVADAVSKIDDLKGGLLPLSELHAFTLRVDPANFKILSHCLLVVLSSKFPNDFTPEAHVALDKFLAALALALSEKYR, from the exons ATGACTACGCTGAGTGCTAAGGACAAGGACGCAGTCAGAACCTTCTGGGCTAAAGTGTCTGGAAACGAGGAGGAGATCGGCACCGATGCTGTCGCTAG GATGCTGGCGGTGTACCCGCAGACTAAGACTTACTTCGCCCACTGGAAGGACCTGAGCCCCACCTCTCCCTCTGCGAGGAAGCACGGAGTGACTGTGATGAAAGGAGTTGCAGATGCTGTGTCCAAAATCGACGACCTGAAAGGAGGTCTTCTGCCCCTCAGTGAGCTGCATGCCTTCACTCTGCGTGTGGACCCTGCCAACTTCAAG ATTCTCTCTCACTGCCTCCTTGTGGTCCTGTCCAGCAAGTTCCCCAACGACTTCACCCCTGAGGCACATGTTGCTCTGGACAAGTTCCTGGCTGCTTTGGCTCTGGCCCTGTCTGAGAAATACCGATAA
- the LOC116702926 gene encoding hemoglobin subunit beta-2 has product MVQWTDFERATIADVFSKMQYEVVGPAALARCLIVYPWTQRYFGNFGNLYNAAAITGNPMVTKHGTTILHGLDRAVKNMDDIKATYAELSVLHSEKLHVDPDNFKLLSDCLTIVVAAQLGKDFTGEVQAAFQKFLAVVVSALGRQYH; this is encoded by the exons ATGGTTCAATGGACAGACTTCGAGCGCGCCACCATCGCGGACGTCTTCTCCAAGATGCAGTATGAGGTGGTGGGCCCTGCAGCTCTTGCCAG GTGTCTGATCGTCTATCCCTGGACTCAGAGGTATTTCGGCAACTTTGGAAACCTCTACAACGCTGCTGCGATCACGGGAAATCCGATGGTTACAAAACACGGAACAACTATCCTGCACGGTCTGGACCGGGCTGTGAAGAACATGGACGACATCAAGGCAACCTATGCCGAGCTGAGCGTGCTGCACTCCGAGAAACTGCACGTGGATCCCGACAATTTCAAA CTCCTGTCCGACTGCCTGACCATTGTGGTTGCAGCTCAGCTGGGTAAGGATTTCACTGGTGAAGTTCAGGCAGCTTTCCAGAAGTTCCTGGCTGTGGTGGTGTCCGCCCTGGGAAGGCAGTACCACTAG
- the LOC116702929 gene encoding hemoglobin embryonic subunit alpha, with translation MTTLSAKDKDAVRTFWAKVSGKEEEIGTDAVARMLAVYPQTKTYFAHWKDLSPTSPSARKHGVTVMKGVADAVSKIDDLKGGLLPLSELHAFTLRVDPANFKILSHCLLVVLSSKFPNDFTPEAHVALDKFLAALALALSEKYR, from the exons ATGACTACGCTCAGTGCTAAGGACAAGGACGCAGTCAGAACCTTCTGGGCTAAAGTGTctggaaaggaggaggagatcGGCACCGATGCTGTCGCTAG GATGCTGGCGGTGTACCCGCAGACTAAGACTTACTTCGCCCACTGGAAGGACCTGAGCCCCACCTCTCCCTCTGCGAGGAAGCACGGAGTGACTGTGATGAAAGGAGTTGCAGATGCTGTGTCCAAAATCGACGACCTGAAAGGAGGTCTTCTGCCCCTCAGTGAGCTGCATGCCTTCACTCTGCGTGTGGACCCTGCCAACTTCAAG ATTCTCTCTCACTGCCTCCTTGTGGTCCTGTCCAGCAAGTTCCCCAACGACTTCACCCCTGAGGCTCATGTTGCTCTGGACAAGTTCCTGGCTGCTTTGGCTCTGGCCCTGTCTGAGAAATACCGATAA